In Methanomassiliicoccus sp., the following proteins share a genomic window:
- a CDS encoding prephenate dehydrogenase/arogenate dehydrogenase family protein: protein MRESIEDIRKRIEKIDREILRMMANRTAAAVEMGKMKANDSLPLRAPQVEEKVIERYMVRAKEFGMSADSARHIAELLIVESIEQQGRIPRPQQSKRFLIVGGNGRMGGWLCRFFASRGHKIRIFDKGENARFPVEKDLKKGVRDAEVIVLATPISQTAEVLKEVLSYDPKGLVFDIASIKAPSIPVLREAAARGAKVCSLHPMFGPEAPSIINRNVVMCNCGSIEALDLARPLVDGSNVIELDVEEHDSLMAYVLGLSHAVNIAFFEALRQSGRGYKDLDRAGSTTFHRQVGISRDVASENAQLYYEIQHLNPHNIEALAYLQRALDDLREAGVKGDREAFERMMTEGSEYFGGN from the coding sequence TTGCGTGAGAGCATAGAAGACATTAGAAAGCGCATCGAGAAGATCGATCGCGAGATCCTTCGCATGATGGCCAACCGTACGGCGGCAGCTGTGGAGATGGGTAAGATGAAGGCCAACGACTCCTTGCCCCTCCGCGCACCCCAGGTTGAGGAGAAGGTCATCGAACGTTACATGGTCAGAGCGAAGGAGTTCGGGATGTCTGCCGATTCCGCCCGCCACATCGCGGAACTGCTCATAGTCGAGTCCATCGAGCAGCAGGGACGTATACCCAGACCACAGCAATCTAAGAGGTTCCTGATCGTCGGCGGCAACGGTCGAATGGGCGGCTGGCTATGCCGGTTCTTCGCCTCCCGGGGCCACAAGATCAGGATCTTCGACAAGGGGGAGAACGCCCGGTTCCCTGTCGAGAAGGACCTCAAGAAGGGTGTGAGAGACGCTGAGGTCATAGTGCTGGCCACCCCCATCTCACAGACGGCGGAGGTGCTCAAGGAGGTGCTGTCATACGACCCCAAGGGGCTGGTCTTCGATATTGCGTCCATCAAGGCGCCGTCCATACCCGTGCTGCGTGAAGCCGCGGCTAGGGGTGCCAAGGTGTGCTCCCTGCACCCCATGTTCGGGCCCGAGGCCCCCTCCATCATAAATCGCAATGTGGTCATGTGCAACTGCGGTTCCATCGAGGCCTTGGACCTGGCCAGACCACTGGTGGACGGGTCCAACGTCATCGAGCTGGACGTGGAGGAGCACGACTCACTGATGGCGTACGTGCTGGGCCTGAGCCATGCGGTCAACATCGCCTTCTTCGAGGCGCTTCGCCAGAGCGGCAGAGGGTACAAGGACCTGGACCGCGCCGGTTCCACCACATTCCACCGGCAGGTGGGGATCTCAAGGGACGTGGCATCGGAGAATGCTCAACTTTACTATGAGATCCAACATCTCAACCCGCACAATATAGAAGCTCTCGCTTACCTGCAGCGCGCCCTCGACGACCTCCGGGAGGCGGGGGTCAAGGGGGACCGAGAGGCGTTCGAGAGGATGATGACAGAGGGCAGTGAATATTTCGGAGGCAACTGA
- the asd gene encoding aspartate-semialdehyde dehydrogenase, translating into MAKIKVAVLGATGMIGQRFVQLLEDHPMFEIGGLYASERSEGKRLGDTLKVKDHEFGEDILDMRIEQLIVPNIARDCRVAFSGLPSDIAGPFESQLAGSGVAVFSNAANHRMEGNVPLLIPECNTPHLDMVKKQATFKDGGFIVTNANCSTTGIAVPLKAVDRSFGLEFVCASTYQAVSGAGYPGVPSLDILGNVVPYIKNEEEKMEMELAKILGSLSKGKFVDHPVEVLASCVRVPVEDGHLESVTLRTEEDATVEEMIKTLSSFKAEPQRLKLPTAPIRPVIVRKEADRPQPVYDVNAGEPERARGMGTVVGRVRKKGNFFKMFVLSHNTIRGGAGGSVLNAELANAKKLL; encoded by the coding sequence ATGGCTAAGATAAAGGTCGCGGTTCTGGGAGCAACGGGGATGATAGGGCAGAGGTTCGTGCAGCTTCTGGAGGACCACCCTATGTTCGAGATCGGGGGGCTGTACGCCTCGGAGAGGTCCGAGGGCAAGAGGCTGGGCGACACCCTCAAGGTAAAAGACCATGAGTTCGGGGAGGACATCCTGGACATGAGGATCGAGCAGCTGATAGTCCCCAATATCGCCCGTGACTGCAGGGTGGCGTTCTCCGGGCTGCCGTCCGATATCGCCGGGCCGTTCGAGAGCCAGCTCGCAGGGTCCGGGGTCGCAGTATTCTCCAACGCGGCGAACCACCGAATGGAGGGGAACGTCCCGCTGCTCATACCGGAGTGCAACACACCTCACCTGGATATGGTGAAGAAACAGGCCACTTTCAAGGATGGGGGCTTCATCGTCACCAACGCCAACTGCTCCACCACCGGCATAGCTGTGCCGCTTAAGGCGGTGGACAGATCGTTCGGACTGGAGTTCGTGTGCGCCTCCACCTATCAGGCCGTTTCCGGCGCCGGTTACCCAGGGGTACCTTCCCTGGACATCCTTGGGAACGTGGTCCCGTACATCAAGAACGAGGAGGAGAAGATGGAGATGGAGCTGGCCAAGATACTGGGCTCGCTCAGCAAGGGCAAGTTCGTCGACCATCCCGTGGAGGTCCTAGCCTCCTGCGTCAGGGTGCCGGTGGAGGACGGGCACCTGGAATCCGTCACCTTGCGCACCGAGGAGGATGCTACCGTGGAAGAGATGATCAAGACCTTATCATCATTCAAGGCCGAGCCCCAACGCCTGAAGCTCCCCACCGCGCCCATCAGGCCGGTCATCGTGCGCAAGGAGGCGGACCGTCCCCAACCAGTGTATGATGTGAACGCCGGGGAGCCGGAGAGGGCGCGTGGCATGGGCACGGTCGTGGGAAGAGTAAGGAAGAAGGGTAACTTTTTCAAGATGTTCGTCCTGTCCCACAATACCATCCGGGGAGGCGCGGGGGGCTCGGTCCTCAACGCCGAACTGGCAAACGCCAAGAAGCTCCTATAA
- a CDS encoding class I fructose-bisphosphate aldolase family protein → MMSGKSIRMERIIDRNSGRAVVVPVDHGITMGPIQGLVDMKATIDRVSQGGATAVVMHKGVVPYGHRSFGRDIGLIVHLSASTSLSPDPNSKVIVTTVEEAIKMGADAVSIHVNIGASTEPEMLHDFGQVARECNEWGMPLMVMLYPRGKDIKDNFDVDLLKQCARAGMELGADIVKTSYTGEIDTFREVVKGAIIPVLIAGGPKMDSDRDLLQMVKDSVEAGGSGVSIGRNIFQHRNVTGITRAVAEVVLHDASVDEALKLLE, encoded by the coding sequence ATAATGTCAGGCAAGAGCATCCGCATGGAGCGGATCATAGATCGGAACTCTGGACGGGCCGTAGTGGTGCCCGTGGACCATGGCATCACCATGGGTCCGATCCAAGGGCTAGTGGACATGAAGGCCACCATCGACAGGGTGTCCCAGGGAGGGGCCACCGCTGTTGTCATGCACAAAGGGGTGGTACCTTATGGTCACCGGTCCTTCGGCCGGGACATAGGCCTCATAGTTCACCTTTCAGCGAGCACTTCCCTGTCTCCGGACCCCAACTCCAAGGTGATCGTCACGACGGTGGAGGAGGCCATCAAGATGGGAGCGGACGCCGTATCCATTCACGTCAACATCGGCGCCAGCACCGAACCTGAGATGCTGCATGACTTCGGCCAGGTGGCCAGGGAGTGCAATGAGTGGGGGATGCCCCTCATGGTGATGCTCTACCCCCGGGGCAAGGACATCAAGGACAACTTCGACGTGGACCTTCTGAAGCAGTGCGCCCGGGCGGGAATGGAGCTGGGGGCGGACATCGTCAAGACGTCCTACACGGGCGAGATCGACACCTTCCGGGAAGTGGTGAAGGGTGCTATCATCCCTGTTCTCATCGCGGGGGGACCGAAGATGGACTCCGACCGGGACCTTCTGCAGATGGTCAAGGACTCCGTCGAGGCGGGGGGCTCGGGCGTGAGCATCGGCAGGAACATATTCCAACACCGCAATGTGACGGGCATAACCAGGGCTGTCGCCGAGGTGGTATTGCACGATGCCTCTGTGGACGAGGCTCTGAAGCTACTAGAGTGA
- a CDS encoding ACT domain-containing protein: MWYSLSKYFGRYPSQGKVARLLMTNGLRVKEGRIYSGEVEIGDVAVARAINVDRRIVRAAVETIESTEELKRVFTALLPTAMLKEVAPLMGWSCIEVIPTDAHVPGIIADVTGVIAEAGISVRQAMVDDPELTDEPRLYVITGSEVPPELIPRIKICRGVKSLIIH, from the coding sequence ATGTGGTATTCCCTCTCCAAGTACTTCGGACGATATCCTTCACAAGGTAAGGTTGCCAGACTTCTGATGACAAATGGTCTGAGGGTCAAGGAAGGACGTATCTATTCCGGGGAGGTGGAGATAGGGGATGTGGCGGTGGCCCGGGCCATCAACGTGGACAGGAGGATCGTCAGGGCTGCCGTGGAGACCATAGAGTCGACGGAGGAACTGAAGAGGGTCTTCACGGCTCTTCTCCCCACCGCCATGCTCAAGGAGGTCGCGCCTCTGATGGGATGGAGCTGTATAGAGGTCATCCCTACGGATGCTCACGTACCAGGCATTATCGCTGATGTGACCGGGGTAATTGCAGAGGCGGGAATAAGCGTGAGGCAGGCCATGGTCGATGACCCCGAGCTGACGGACGAACCGAGGCTCTATGTGATAACTGGCAGCGAGGTGCCGCCGGAGCTGATACCACGTATCAAGATATGCCGGGGCGTAAAGAGCCTCATCATTCACTAG
- the aroC gene encoding chorismate synthase: MLRLTIFGSSHGPGIGCVLDGVPAGIDVDRDYLQRELELRRPSGALGTPRAEEDRVEILAGVVDDRSTGAPVVLFIANKDTDSSKYDKFRAMPRPGHADLTALRKYGETVDLRGGGQFSGRMTAPLVAAGAVAKEMLRGLNVQIAAYTQRLGGVEDDQERTFKEVKRQAKENPVRSADPALALDMIHEIMEAKHEGDSVGGIVRCLAVGLPMGVGEPFFDSLEGEIAKMMFSIPGVKGIEFGAGFRAASMRGSEHNDSFQVVDGEVSTITNNAGGVLGGLSNGMPLDIKVAFKPTASIAIEQRTIDLDRMEDTTIKVEGRHDPCIVPRAVVVVEAATALVLADLCLRGDFIA, encoded by the coding sequence ATGCTGAGGCTCACCATCTTCGGCTCCAGCCACGGCCCCGGCATTGGTTGCGTGTTGGACGGGGTGCCGGCGGGGATCGATGTGGACCGGGACTATCTACAGAGGGAGCTGGAGCTGCGCCGCCCGTCCGGAGCATTGGGAACGCCGCGGGCGGAGGAGGACCGCGTGGAGATACTCGCGGGCGTGGTGGACGATAGGTCCACGGGCGCGCCCGTGGTGCTGTTCATCGCCAACAAGGACACCGACTCCTCGAAGTACGACAAGTTCCGGGCGATGCCCCGCCCAGGCCATGCCGACCTCACGGCCCTCCGGAAGTATGGTGAAACGGTCGACCTCCGGGGGGGCGGCCAGTTCTCCGGCCGGATGACGGCCCCGTTGGTGGCCGCGGGCGCCGTGGCCAAGGAGATGCTCCGAGGATTGAACGTCCAGATCGCGGCCTACACCCAGCGCCTGGGCGGCGTGGAGGACGATCAGGAGAGGACCTTCAAGGAAGTGAAGCGGCAGGCCAAGGAGAACCCGGTGCGCTCCGCCGATCCCGCCCTGGCCTTGGACATGATCCATGAGATCATGGAGGCGAAGCACGAAGGGGACAGTGTGGGAGGCATCGTCCGCTGCCTTGCCGTCGGTCTCCCCATGGGCGTAGGGGAGCCTTTCTTCGATTCCCTGGAAGGGGAGATAGCGAAGATGATGTTCTCCATCCCTGGGGTGAAGGGCATCGAGTTCGGGGCCGGCTTCCGGGCCGCATCCATGAGGGGTTCGGAGCACAACGACTCCTTCCAGGTGGTGGACGGCGAGGTGAGCACCATCACCAATAACGCCGGAGGTGTGCTCGGGGGCCTGTCCAACGGCATGCCCTTGGACATCAAGGTGGCGTTCAAGCCCACGGCCTCCATAGCTATCGAGCAACGGACGATCGACCTTGACAGGATGGAGGACACCACCATCAAGGTCGAGGGGAGGCACGACCCGTGCATCGTCCCCCGGGCCGTAGTAGTGGTGGAGGCGGCCACGGCATTGGTCCTGGCCGATCTATGCCTGAGAGGTGATTTCATTGCGTGA
- a CDS encoding shikimate kinase translates to MKGKGMSHGAATIVNAIAGGKGAAFGLDLRTEATVELTTGNGIVVTMDGLPSEATSLAERCVQGVLEAKGGNRSYHAEVRTTSQIPVSRGLKSSSSAANAIVLATLDALGETMDRLDAIRIGTKAALDAGVSITGAFDDACACAMGGVVLTDNRSERVLYRSRMPDYIKAVVHVPDGQIRKSDLPRKRISAVRGLVDLAFKQAQEGDHYRALTLNGMCYSTALGLDQEIALQALQNGALAAGLTGTGPATVMLVVEDKVHEFMGSMKEYQLRVVDVFNGEGTE, encoded by the coding sequence ATGAAGGGCAAGGGAATGAGCCATGGCGCCGCCACCATAGTCAATGCCATCGCTGGCGGGAAAGGTGCCGCATTCGGGCTGGACCTTAGGACCGAGGCCACAGTGGAGCTAACCACGGGCAATGGCATAGTCGTCACCATGGACGGGCTTCCGAGCGAGGCCACGTCCCTGGCGGAGCGATGTGTGCAGGGCGTCCTGGAGGCCAAGGGCGGCAATAGGAGCTACCATGCGGAGGTCAGGACAACCTCGCAGATACCCGTGTCCCGGGGATTGAAGAGCAGCAGCAGCGCCGCCAACGCCATCGTCCTGGCCACCCTGGACGCGCTGGGCGAGACCATGGACCGGCTGGATGCTATACGGATAGGTACCAAGGCGGCATTGGATGCCGGCGTGTCCATCACCGGCGCCTTCGATGATGCCTGCGCCTGTGCCATGGGCGGGGTGGTGCTGACCGACAACAGGTCCGAGAGGGTCCTGTACCGTTCCCGGATGCCTGATTACATCAAGGCTGTCGTCCACGTTCCTGATGGGCAGATACGCAAGAGCGACCTGCCGAGGAAAAGGATATCGGCCGTCAGGGGCCTCGTGGACCTGGCCTTCAAGCAAGCGCAGGAAGGGGATCATTACCGGGCGCTCACCCTGAACGGGATGTGCTATTCCACCGCTCTCGGCCTGGACCAGGAGATCGCGTTGCAGGCCCTTCAGAACGGGGCCTTGGCGGCAGGCCTTACGGGAACGGGACCGGCCACGGTGATGCTCGTGGTCGAAGACAAGGTCCATGAGTTCATGGGGTCCATGAAGGAGTACCAGCTCCGAGTGGTGGACGTGTTCAACGGGGAGGGTACGGAGTGA
- a CDS encoding 3-dehydroquinate synthase — translation MEKLIWVRADGPADYEERKKLVSSALEEGMVHILLREGDQSLQRLGRFEAMIISGPDVLSGEERIGTIVEISTPEDLQRAYSLRDQVRYLLISARDWKVIPLENLIAEFQGSHTRILVVATDPLEAKLYLETMEKGADGVVIEVDDPGSLSSFAGLADQGKASVELVPATVTAIRPLTLGDRVCVDTCSLLRIGEGMLVGSQSSCLFLIGSESAESEYVAARPFRVNAGAVHSYIMMANGRTKYLSEVRGGDEVLAVDDKGETRKVVVGRSKVERRPLLLVEVEENGKRYSTILQNAETIRLCAPEEPISVSDLRVGQKVLVRLEGGGRHFGHSIKETITEI, via the coding sequence ATGGAGAAGCTCATTTGGGTACGGGCCGACGGCCCCGCGGACTACGAGGAGCGCAAGAAGTTGGTCTCATCGGCCCTGGAGGAGGGCATGGTCCACATCCTCCTGAGAGAGGGTGACCAGTCTCTCCAACGCCTAGGGAGGTTCGAGGCCATGATCATCAGTGGTCCCGACGTCCTTTCCGGCGAGGAGCGCATCGGCACCATTGTGGAGATATCGACGCCTGAGGACCTGCAGCGAGCGTACTCCCTGCGGGACCAGGTGAGATACTTGCTGATCTCCGCCCGCGACTGGAAGGTCATCCCCTTGGAGAACCTCATTGCGGAGTTCCAGGGCTCGCACACCCGGATACTGGTGGTGGCGACCGATCCACTGGAGGCCAAGCTCTACCTGGAGACCATGGAGAAAGGGGCTGACGGGGTGGTCATTGAGGTCGACGACCCTGGCTCTTTGTCCTCCTTCGCCGGCCTGGCCGACCAGGGGAAGGCGAGCGTTGAGCTGGTCCCTGCCACTGTCACCGCCATCCGGCCGCTTACACTGGGGGATAGGGTGTGTGTGGACACTTGCTCCCTGTTGAGGATAGGGGAGGGCATGCTGGTGGGGTCACAGTCCTCTTGCCTCTTCCTGATCGGGTCGGAGAGCGCGGAGAGCGAGTACGTGGCCGCCCGTCCGTTCCGGGTCAATGCCGGTGCGGTCCACTCCTACATCATGATGGCCAATGGGAGGACGAAGTATCTCTCCGAGGTCCGGGGAGGGGATGAGGTCCTGGCCGTGGACGACAAGGGGGAGACGAGAAAGGTGGTCGTGGGACGATCGAAGGTCGAACGACGGCCCCTTCTCTTGGTCGAGGTAGAGGAAAATGGAAAAAGGTATAGCACCATCCTCCAAAATGCGGAGACTATACGGCTGTGCGCTCCCGAGGAGCCAATCTCCGTTTCCGACCTCAGGGTCGGGCAGAAGGTGCTGGTCAGGCTGGAGGGGGGCGGAAGGCACTTCGGCCACAGCATCAAAGAGACGATCACGGAGATCTGA
- the aroE gene encoding shikimate dehydrogenase, with product MRVCVSLVEDGVKEAVAAGLIAQAKGADLLEVRFDKMPKLPEDLSAFRKLTSPRIATLRTEGQGGSSQHRDEERLRFFRRAIRIGFENVDIEFDSPIVYRLGRELRSVGLICSFHDFTGTPSTSRIIDALVTAASKGDLAKVAYMVNNISDLRRLLEAARMFSVTGNKYILLGMGELGEITRVMSGAFGSAFTYASLEKGKEAAPGQMDLDTLKALGDKPLITGITGSPLGHSLSPAIHNAAFSSLNIPGKYLPFPATAAELPDLMHLVRELGIRGLNVTIPHKEAVMRHLDDVDPLAKRVGAVNTIVNKNGRLLGINTDVSGLEKALLAAGADPKGKGALVIGAGGAARACGLVLERRGANIWFTNRTASRAQELAKVFSGRVASHGDVARMTFDIVINCTPLGMQGFPNELPVDPHVFRPGQWAVDLIYSPPITRFLEEANKHGAKTLSGMEMLIYQAMDAFETWTGQRPPYEVMATGARTG from the coding sequence ATGCGGGTCTGTGTTTCCCTTGTTGAGGACGGAGTTAAGGAAGCGGTGGCTGCGGGGCTTATCGCACAGGCGAAGGGAGCTGACCTGCTGGAGGTCCGCTTCGATAAGATGCCCAAGCTCCCCGAGGACCTCTCCGCCTTCCGGAAGCTAACATCACCGCGCATCGCCACCCTGCGCACCGAAGGCCAGGGAGGCAGCTCCCAGCACCGAGATGAGGAGCGGCTGAGGTTCTTCCGCAGGGCCATCCGCATAGGGTTCGAGAACGTGGACATCGAGTTCGATTCCCCCATCGTTTACCGGCTTGGCCGCGAGCTCAGGTCCGTAGGTCTGATATGCTCCTTCCATGACTTCACGGGCACCCCGTCAACGTCCCGCATCATCGATGCGCTCGTGACCGCCGCCTCCAAAGGGGACCTGGCCAAGGTGGCTTACATGGTCAACAACATCAGCGACCTGAGGCGCTTGTTGGAAGCGGCCCGGATGTTCTCGGTCACCGGCAACAAATATATCCTCCTGGGAATGGGCGAGCTGGGCGAGATCACTCGGGTCATGAGCGGGGCCTTCGGGAGCGCCTTCACCTACGCATCCCTGGAGAAGGGAAAGGAGGCCGCGCCGGGGCAGATGGACCTGGACACGCTGAAGGCCCTAGGTGACAAACCCCTGATCACAGGAATCACTGGCTCCCCGTTGGGGCATTCGCTGTCACCTGCCATTCATAATGCTGCCTTCAGTTCACTCAACATTCCTGGAAAGTACCTCCCTTTCCCCGCCACAGCCGCGGAGCTACCGGACCTCATGCACCTGGTCCGCGAGCTGGGCATCAGGGGCTTGAACGTCACCATCCCTCACAAGGAGGCTGTGATGCGGCACCTGGACGATGTAGACCCTCTGGCCAAACGTGTAGGGGCTGTGAACACCATCGTCAACAAGAACGGCAGGCTACTTGGTATCAATACCGACGTTTCCGGTCTGGAGAAGGCACTGCTGGCAGCGGGCGCCGACCCCAAGGGGAAGGGTGCGCTGGTGATAGGGGCGGGGGGAGCGGCCCGGGCCTGCGGTCTCGTACTCGAGAGGCGGGGGGCGAACATATGGTTCACGAACCGGACCGCTTCCAGGGCGCAAGAGCTGGCCAAGGTCTTCTCCGGCCGCGTCGCCAGCCACGGGGATGTCGCTCGCATGACCTTTGACATAGTGATCAACTGCACACCGCTGGGGATGCAGGGCTTCCCTAATGAGCTGCCGGTGGACCCCCATGTCTTCAGGCCGGGCCAGTGGGCGGTAGACCTGATCTACAGCCCGCCCATCACCCGTTTCCTTGAGGAGGCGAACAAGCACGGGGCCAAAACACTCTCCGGCATGGAAATGTTAATCTATCAAGCCATGGATGCTTTTGAGACCTGGACAGGGCAAAGGCCTCCCTATGAGGTAATGGCCACGGGTGCGAGGACGGGATAA
- the aroA gene encoding 3-phosphoshikimate 1-carboxyvinyltransferase gives MKLIVKPSALQGTLSSTPSKSHTHRALVLAGLANGETRLRRPLIGGDTQATVRGMEQFGASFRAEDDDRIVRGGRLRAPASAIDCANSGTTIRLLAGIASLLPYSVTLTGDASLQQRPMKPLISALTEMGVHASSQNNGCPPLIIRGPNKGRWTHIKGDISSQFISSLLISSALKELDTEIVITTPLKSRPYVQITRDMMSHFGATTAETKNGYRVMGGQRYRPRDYTIPGDYSSASFPLVAGALAGKVTVTGLDPQDQQGDRSILDVLARFGASVTRGGESVTVGKGDLHGTEVDLGDSPDAFPILAVLATQARGESALTNAEHLRFKESDRIATTVSFLKAMGADIEERKDGCVVRGPTRLKGRSIDPSGDHRILMAAAVAGLVAEGTTTISHGDSYAISYPRFPEDLRALGANVEVVN, from the coding sequence GTGAAGCTCATCGTAAAGCCGTCCGCCCTCCAGGGGACACTGTCGTCCACCCCCTCCAAGAGCCACACCCACCGGGCACTGGTGCTCGCCGGTCTAGCTAATGGGGAGACGAGGCTGCGTCGCCCCCTCATAGGAGGCGATACCCAGGCCACCGTCAGGGGGATGGAGCAGTTCGGGGCCTCGTTCCGGGCGGAGGACGACGACCGCATCGTGCGGGGCGGACGCCTGAGGGCACCGGCCTCGGCCATCGATTGCGCCAATTCGGGAACGACCATAAGGCTGCTCGCGGGAATTGCCTCACTGCTTCCGTACAGCGTGACCCTCACCGGGGACGCCTCCTTGCAGCAGAGACCCATGAAGCCCCTGATCAGTGCCCTGACGGAGATGGGCGTTCACGCCTCCTCCCAGAACAACGGCTGCCCCCCTCTCATCATTCGTGGTCCCAACAAGGGCCGCTGGACACACATCAAGGGAGACATCAGCTCGCAGTTCATCTCCTCCCTGCTGATCTCCTCGGCCCTGAAGGAGCTGGACACGGAGATAGTGATCACCACGCCCCTGAAGTCACGGCCTTACGTGCAGATCACGCGGGACATGATGTCCCATTTTGGCGCCACCACCGCCGAGACCAAGAACGGCTATCGTGTGATGGGCGGCCAGCGTTACCGCCCCCGGGACTACACCATCCCTGGCGACTACTCCTCGGCCTCGTTCCCCCTGGTGGCGGGGGCACTGGCGGGGAAGGTCACGGTGACGGGTCTTGACCCCCAGGACCAGCAGGGGGACCGTAGCATCCTCGACGTGCTTGCGAGGTTCGGGGCATCGGTCACCCGGGGTGGGGAGAGCGTCACCGTGGGAAAGGGCGATCTCCATGGCACGGAGGTAGACCTGGGAGACTCGCCGGACGCGTTCCCTATCCTTGCCGTTCTGGCCACGCAGGCGCGGGGAGAGAGCGCGCTGACCAATGCCGAGCACCTGCGTTTCAAGGAGAGCGACCGCATCGCCACCACGGTCAGCTTCCTCAAGGCCATGGGCGCGGACATCGAGGAGCGGAAGGATGGCTGTGTCGTGAGAGGACCCACCCGCCTCAAGGGCAGGTCCATCGACCCCTCTGGAGACCACCGCATCCTCATGGCCGCTGCCGTGGCGGGGTTGGTCGCCGAGGGCACTACCACCATCTCCCACGGGGATAGTTACGCCATCTCCTACCCCCGGTTCCCCGAGGACCTGAGAGCGTTGGGGGCCAATGTAGAGGTGGTCAACTGA